One window of Cervus canadensis isolate Bull #8, Minnesota chromosome 19, ASM1932006v1, whole genome shotgun sequence genomic DNA carries:
- the LOC122422122 gene encoding high mobility group protein B1, translating to MGKGDPKKPRGKMSSYAFFVQTCREEHKKKHPDASVNFSEFSKKCSERWKTMSAKEKGKFEDMAKADKARYEREMKTYIPPKGETKKKFKDPNAPKRPPSAFFLFCSEYRPKIKGEHPGLSIGDVAKKLGEMWNNTAADDKQPYEKKAAKLKEKYEKDIAAYRAKGKPDAAKKGVVKAEKSKKKKEEEEDEEDEEDEEEEEDEEDEEEEEDDDDE from the coding sequence ATGGGCAAAGGAGATCCTAAGAAGCCGAGAGGCAAAATGTCATCATATGCATTCTTTGTGCAAACTTGCCGGGAGGAGCACAAGAAGAAGCACCCGGATGCTTCAGTCAACTTCTCAGAGTTTTCTAAGAAGTGCTCAGAGAGGTGGAAGACCATGTCtgctaaagagaaaggaaaatttgaaGACATGGCAAAGGCGGACAAGGCCCgttatgaaagagaaatgaaaacttatatccCTCCTAAAggggaaacaaaaaagaagttcAAGGATCCCAATGCACCCAAGAGGCCTCCTTCggcctttttcttgttttgttctgaGTATCGTCCAAAAATCAAAGGCGAACATCCTGGCCTGTCCATTGGTGATGTTGCAAAGAAACTGGGAGAGATGTGGAATAACACTGCTGCCGATGACAAGCAGCCTTATGAGAAGAAGGCTGCTAAGCTGaaggaaaagtatgaaaaggataTTGCTGCATACCGAGCTAAAGGGAAGCCTGATGCAGCAAAAAAGGGAGTTGTTAAGGccgaaaaaagcaagaaaaagaaggaagaggaggaagacgaggaagatgaagaggatgaggaggaggaagaagatgaagaggatgaggaggaggaagaagatgatgatgatgaataa